Genomic segment of Methanolobus mangrovi:
AGGCAGGAGTTGCATACATCAATAACATGCCTGTTTTCATCGTAAGCAATCCAGAATGGGCTGCAAAATTCGAGGAGAAAGGTATCCCGATCATAGGTGATGACATAAAGGCCCAGCTTGGTGCTACTATCACCCACAGGACCCTTGCAGACCTTTTCCACAAACGTGGTGTGAAGCTGGAGAGGACTTATCAACTTAATACCGGTGGTAACACTGACTTCCTTAACATGCTTAACAGAAGCAGACTTGCTTCCAAGAAGGAATCTAAAACAGAGGCTGTCCAGTCTGTAGTTGGCCAGAGGATAGACGATGATAATATTCATGTGGGTCCAAGTGACTACGTGCCATGGCAGAATGATAATAAGGTATGCTTCCTGAGGATGGAAGGTAAGCTCTTTGGTGATGTTCCAATGAATATCGAGCTTCGTCTCTCGGTAGAAGACTCCCCTAACTCTGCAGGTGTTGTCATTGACGCTATCAGGTGCTGTAAACTTGCTCTTGACAGGGGAATTGGCGGAATCCTATATTCTCCTTCCTCCTATTTCATGAAGCACCCTCCAAAACAGTTCACTGATGATGAAGCCCATGTGATGACAAGTGACTTCATCAAGGGAACCCGGGACAACTGACATTCTAATATTTCCGATATGTATGTCGATACCTGAAGAGCGTCGCATCGTTTATGGTATCGACTTCAGTGCTGCAAAGGATGCCTGTAAGAAGATATGGGTCAGCAGTGGTAGACCTGTTGGTAATACTTATCATATAGATGAGTGTTACAGGCTTGCAGACATGCTCGCTCTCTCAGGTAACTACCGTGTAGGGAGGGATGAATGCTTTGCTGCACTGAGATATCTCATCGTAAACAACGAAGATGCCGTAATTGGGATCGATCTCTCTTTTTCCCTGCCGGAAGCTCTCATAGAGGATGACTGGGAGGACTTTATTGGATCGTTCTCTTCAAAGTACCCTTCTGCTGAGCAGTTCCGCGGATCATGTCGTAGCTTGGCTGGCGGAAAGGAACTGAAACGTGCATCTGAGGTAAGGGCAAAAGTTCCCTTTTCAGTATATAATCTCAGGCTGTATCGCCAGACATATTTTGGTATAAGGGACATAATATCCCCTCTTGTAAGGGATGGTCTTGCATGTGTCCTTCCAATGCAGGAAGCAAAGAATGGAAAACCGTGGCTTATCGAGATATGTCCTGCCTGCAGGC
This window contains:
- a CDS encoding inositol-3-phosphate synthase, with translation MDKIKIAIAGIGNCASSLIQGIEYYKNKEENNAIGLMHWEIGGYRPFDIEVVAAFDIDERKVGKDVAEAIFALPNCTAVFCPELPKTDVIVQMGRILDGVSEHMVNYSDNRRFIPSTEKEADKESVVQQLKDSGAEILLNYLPVGSEEATKFYAECALEAGVAYINNMPVFIVSNPEWAAKFEEKGIPIIGDDIKAQLGATITHRTLADLFHKRGVKLERTYQLNTGGNTDFLNMLNRSRLASKKESKTEAVQSVVGQRIDDDNIHVGPSDYVPWQNDNKVCFLRMEGKLFGDVPMNIELRLSVEDSPNSAGVVIDAIRCCKLALDRGIGGILYSPSSYFMKHPPKQFTDDEAHVMTSDFIKGTRDN